In the Vogesella sp. XCS3 genome, CTGCGCTCGTGGTTGAACTCGCTATGCAGTACGCCGGTGCCGGCACTCATGCGCTGCACTTCGCCCGGGAGGATAGTGCTGCGGTTACCCAGGCTGTCTTCGTGCGCCAGGGCACCGGCCAGCACATAACTGATGATTTCCATGTCACGGTGCGGGTGGCGGCCAAAACCTTCACCGGCGGCCACTCGGTCGTCATTGATAACGCGCAGGTTTCCCCAGCCCATGTGCGCGGGGTCGTGATAGCCGGCAAAAGAGAAACTGTGGTAGCTCTCCAGCCAGCCGTGGTGGGCATGGCCGCGCTCTGCGGCAGGGCGTTTGATCAGCATGATGCCTCCTTGGTTAGTGGCAATATTGTGACGCATTGCGCGTGCGGCCACCGCGAAGAAAGCTGACGGGCAGAGTCGGTTTTTTTGAAGCACCGCCCGCTGTCTCAGGCCGGCCCGGCGGTACCAGCACGGCGCAGCAGCCGGCTGTGGTCGATGATATCCGCAGCCCTGGCGCGTAGTTGGCCGCAGCCACCGTCTACATCCTGCCCGGCAGAGTCGCGTACCTTGGTGAGTACGCCATGGCTATGCAGATAAAGGCGCATGGCGTCGATGGCTTCCGCCGGCGGGCGCTGGTAATGGTCGCCGTCTACGCTGTTGTACGGAATCAGGTTCAGCAGGCCAAAGCGGCCTTTGAGCAAGCGGATGATGCCGTCCATTTCTTGCTGGCTATCGTTTACGCCGGCCAGCAGCGTCCACTGGTACTGGATGGGGTAGCCCACCTGGCGCGCATAGGCGTCGCCCAGCGCGACCAGCTCGGCCGGCTCGTAGCGTGGCGCGCGCGGCAGCAGGCGCGCCCGTACCGCAGCATCGCTACTGTGCAGCGACAACGCTAGCGCCGGTTTGACCTGCATCTGTGGCAGCCGCTCGAATACCCGCGGGTCGCCTACGGTAGATAGCACCAGGTTCTTGTGGCCGATATTGCCGTCGCTACCCAGCCAGTGAATCGCCTCCAGCACATTGTCCAGATTGTGGGCCGGCTCTCCCATGCCCATGAATACCACCTTCTTTACCGGGCGCAGCCGCCGCGCCAGCACGACTTGCGCCACGATTTCGGCGCTGCCCAGCTGGCGCAGCAAGCCGCTCTTCCCCGTCATGCAAAACGTGCAACCCACGGCACAGCCCACCTGGCTGGATACGCACAGCCCGTCACGGGGCAATAGCACGCTTTCCACACGCTGCTCGTCTGCCAGCGCCACCAGCAAACGCAGCGATCCATCGGCTCCTGGGTGTTGTGACGCGATACGTGCCAGCGCTTCCACTTGCGCGGTAATGGCTGGCAGCCCCTCACGCACCGGCAGCGGGAAGTAATGCTCGCTTTTCTGGTGACGCGTGCCGCTATCCAGTGGCAAGCCTTTTAGCCAGGCACGGTTGATACGGCCTATGTGACAGGGGCGGGCGCCAATGGCGGCCAACATCTGGTGCAAATCCTGGATACGCATGGGTGTTTCGGCATGACAGCGGCCAGATGGCTCGCCGGAGTAATAAAGGCGCACAGGGTACCGCAAGGCAGAGAAGGTGAGCCAGCCGTGCGGTGCTAGCTGTGCAGCCTGGGGTGGTGTCGCCTTATGCCTATGCCGGTTATTGCACATTGCAATGTCATTTGATCTGGATCAAGTCTGCGCAATTTTCGCTTATTAGAATGTAAAACATTATAAAAAACAGCGTCTTTATTAAACCGTTTGCTTTCAAGTGCATCAATAGTAAACAACATAGAACTTCACTTTAAATAAAGATGAAAAAACACCGCATAAAGAAAATACAGCTCTCCCAGCTACGTACCGGCATGTATATCCATGATCTGAACTGCGGCTGGACGGATCATCCGTTCCTGTCGTCCCGGTTTCTGGTAGCGAATCAGGCCCAGATCGACCAGCTGCAGGCGCATGGCATCGTGGAGCTCTATATCGACACGCAAAAGGGCCTGTCGGTTATTGATGCGCCTAGCCAGGCCGAGGTGGCGCGCGAGCTGGACGAAGAGATTGAAGTGATCTTGCAAGGCAGCTTGCCGGTACAGCCGCGTACCGACCTGCACAGTGAGCTGCCGTGGGCTGCGCGCCTGCTGGACCAGGCCAACAAGATCGTGAGCCAGATGCTGCAGGATGCGCGTCTGGGCAAGCCTTTGCAGCTGGCTCCTTTGCAAGAGCTGATGCCGCAGCTGGCCGGGTCGGTACTGCGCAATGCCACCGCCCTGAGCGTGCTTGGCAAGATCAAGCACCGCGACGACTACACCTTTTGCCACTCGGTATCGTCCGGCGTGTTGCTGATGGCGTTCGAGTACATCCGCAAAGGCAGTTATGGCGGGCTGGAAGAATATGGCCTGGGCGGCATGATTCACGATATTGGCAAGATGCAGATCCCGCCTGAAATCCTGAACAAGCCCGGCAAGCTTACCGCGGCCGAGTTCGAAGTGATGAAACGGCACGTGAACTACAGCGGCGACATGCTGGCTACCTGCCCGGACCTGCCGGTAGTGGCGGTAGACATTGCCATGCAGCACCACGAGCGCTTTGATGGTACGGGCTACCCTTATGGCCTGGCCGGCACGGCTATCAGCGAAGCCGGCCGGGCGTCTGCCATTGTGGATGTCTACGATGCCCTGACATCCGAGCGCTGCTACCACAAAGGCATGCCTGCTCCCGCGGCGCTGCGCAAGATTTATGAATGGAGCCGCCACCACTTCGACCCCGATTTGGTGCGCTCGTTTATCAAATGTATCGGCATTTACCCGGTAGGTACGCTGGTGTCGCTGGAAAGCGGCAAGCTGGGCGTGGTGATAGACCAGAACGAAAGCGATCTGACGCGGCCGGTGGTGCGGGCATTTTTCAGCAGCAGGCGCCAGTGTTACATCCCGCCGGAAGTCATCGACCTGTCCCGCTCGCTGGGCTTTGGCGGCGGCGACCGCATTCTGCGTAACGAAGATGCCAGCCAATGGGGCATGGACCCCATGCGCTTTCTGCAGATCTGAGGGGAGCTTGTCATGAAAATAAACTTGCCCGTTACCAGCACCGAGCGCTTTGTCGACCCGGATAGCCCTATTGTCAGTAAAACCGACCGCAAGGGCATGATCACCTATGTCAACCGGGCATTTATCGAAGTAAGCGGCTTCTCCGAAGAAGATCTACTGGGTAAAAACCACAATATCGTGCGCCACCCCGACATGCCGCCCGAAGGCTTTGCCGATTTATGGGTCTGCATCAAGGCGGGTATCCCGTGGCGCGGCCTGGTAAAAAACCGCTGCAAGAATGGGGATTTCTACTGGGTGGAAGCCTATGTCACCCCCATCACCGAAAACGGCGAAATCGTGGGCTATATGTCGGTGCGTTCCAAGCCCAGCGCCGAGGAGGTGGCGCAGATAGAAGCGGTGTACAAGCAAATACGCAACAAAGAGTTTGTACTGCCTTCGTCGCTGCAGCGCATGCAAAGCTACAAAGACCCGCTGCGCCTGGGCGCCGTGGGCATGGGTATCGGCCTGCTCTGCGCCACCGCCCTGAGCTGGTCGCCGCTGGACGTACTGTGGCACCGCGGGCTAGCCGGCACACTGGCGGTGGCGCTGGCGGCTGCCAGCGGGCTATTGGCCATGCGCTATTTCATGACCAGCCTGAACCGTATCGCCTCCGGCATGCGCTACATCAGCGAAGGCCAGCTTAGCCACAACCTGCCGGTAAAAACCGGCGGCATTCTGGGGCGGCTGGAGGCCGGGCTGGAATCGCTGCGCATTTACCAGCGCTCCATCGTAGCCGATGTCATTACCGCCAGCGTGCGTACCCACCAGCATTCACAAGTATTGCAAACCGAGGTGGAGGCGTTGTCACACCGCACCAGCGAGCAGGTGCAAAGGCTGGAGCTGGTCAGCCGCAATATCGATGGCATGTCCGAGGCGGTAGCCGAGGTCGCCCGGCTGGCCCAGACCGGCCTGGAGGATGCACAAGCGACGCAAGTGGTGGCTACCCAGGGCGGTGAAGCCATGCAGCAGGCCTCGCACGCGGCCGACCGTGCGGTGGCTGTCGTAAACGACACCACTGAGTCCATCCAGCAGCTATTTAATGCCATGGACCGCATCCGCAGCATTACCGGCCAGATTCACGAGATATCCGACCAGACCAACCTGCTGGCGCTGAATGCCGCCATCGAAGCCGCCCGTGCCGGCGAAGCAGGCCGTGGTTTTGCCGTGGTGGCCGACGAGGTACGCCTGCTGGCCAACCGTGCCGATAGCGCCACCCAGGCCATCAATAACATTTTGTCGGATATCGAGGCCATTACCGGCCAGGCTTTCCGCAGCATGCAAGGCATGGCCAGCGAAGTAGGGCAGGTGAACCAGCGCACCCAATCGTCCAGCGCCCACCTGCAGCAACTTACGCTGACCGCAGCCCGTGCCCGCCAGCAGGCGCAGATCATTTGCGAGCAAATGCAGCAAAAAGCGCGTTCCTTGCAAGAGTCGGTACAAGCGCTGGGCGAGGTGAATGTGATGGCCGAAGGCAACCTGGCCTCCAGCCGTGCGGTACGCGAGCGCACGGCCGACGTTGAAACTTCTGCTTCAGACCTGAACAAGATGACCCGCGATTTTCACAAGTGGACCAACCGCCGCAAACCTGTGGCCCAACTCTGACCCTGACCGACACCATGACTATCAAGACCAAACTATTGATTTTTACCCTGATCGCCTTGGCGGCAGCTTTACTCCCCAGCTTTATCGGCTTGCGGGCCCTGCAGGCAACAGAGCAGAAGCTGGTGGATGTCAACGAGCGGCTGATTCCCCGCCTGGACGACGTGGCCAATATCCGCAGCTCTTTCAAAGATCTGCGCATTGAAAATATCTATCTGGTGTACGAGAACGCAGCTGATTTCCGCAAGGGAGCCAGCCAGCGCCGCCAGCAGGCTATCAGCAAGCTGGAAGGCTATCTGGCCACGTATAAAGCGGGGGCGGCTAACGACAACGAGCTGCAAATGCATAGCCGTTTCATGGCGCAGCTGGCGGACTATAACGCCCGCTTTGACGGCCTGATGGCGCTGCGTGCACAGCAAGCCAGCAGTGACGCCATGACGCCAGCCGTGGATGGCTGGCGCGCGGTCGGGGTGCAGCTGGGTAACTCGGTGAGTGCCTTGACCAGCGCCATTACCGACGATGCCCATAAAACCCGCGAAGCAGCCGAGGCCGATGTGGCGCAGGCCAAGGTGGTATTCGGCATTACGCTGGGTGTGTCGGTGCTGCTGCTGGCCGGCTTTAGTGCCGCCATTGTGGTGAGTATCAACCGCCCGGTAAGCAACGCTGTGCGAGCAGTGCAGCACATTGCCCAGCAGCAAGACCTGTCGCAGCAGGTAGAGGTCATGAACCGCGATGAAATTGGTGGCCTGCTAGGGGCATTTAACCAGCTGCTTGGCAAAATGCGCGAATCCATCCAGCAGCTGGGTGGCCACGCCCAGGCCGTTACCACGGCAGCAGAAGACTTGAGCGTCGCGTCGGACCAGGTAAAACATGGTGCACACCACGCCAGTATTTCGGCATCGGAGATGGCCGCGGCCATCGAGCAGGTAACCGTCAGCATCAATCATATTGCCGAGCGTACCCGCGACGCCGACGAGCTGGCGATCGAATCCGGTAATCAGGTTGCCGCCGGCGAAAGCATGATTCAGGAAACCGTGGCCGAGATCGAAAGCCTTTCCAGCGCGGTAAATGAAACGGCGCGCTACGTGGGCGAGCTGCAAACCCGTACCGAGTCGATTGGCTCGGTGGTAAACGTGATCAGCGATATTGCCGACCAGATCAACCTGCTGGCGCTGAACGCCGCCATCGAGGCCGCCCGGGCCGGTGAGTCCGGCCGAGGCTTTGCCGTAGTAGCAGACGAAGTGCGCAAGCTGGCCGAGCGCACCACCAGCTCCACCACCCAGATCATCACCACGGTTTCCAGTATTCGCGAAGGCTCCAGCGAAACGGTGGGGCTGATTGAAAACGTGGTGCGCCGCGTAGAACAAGGCGTGGCCAAGGTGCGTGCTACCGGCGACACCATCGGTAATATCCGCCAGCTATCCAGGCAGGTAGAGCAGCAGGTCAGCGATATAGCCAATGCGATTCAGGAGCAAAGCAATGCCAGCGGCCTGATTGCCAAGCAGGTGGAGAATATTGCGCAAATCGCCGAGGAAAGCAGCGTGGCGGCAGAAAGTACCGCGCAGAACGCCCAGCGTTTGCATGGTTTG is a window encoding:
- a CDS encoding methyl-accepting chemotaxis protein, giving the protein MTIKTKLLIFTLIALAAALLPSFIGLRALQATEQKLVDVNERLIPRLDDVANIRSSFKDLRIENIYLVYENAADFRKGASQRRQQAISKLEGYLATYKAGAANDNELQMHSRFMAQLADYNARFDGLMALRAQQASSDAMTPAVDGWRAVGVQLGNSVSALTSAITDDAHKTREAAEADVAQAKVVFGITLGVSVLLLAGFSAAIVVSINRPVSNAVRAVQHIAQQQDLSQQVEVMNRDEIGGLLGAFNQLLGKMRESIQQLGGHAQAVTTAAEDLSVASDQVKHGAHHASISASEMAAAIEQVTVSINHIAERTRDADELAIESGNQVAAGESMIQETVAEIESLSSAVNETARYVGELQTRTESIGSVVNVISDIADQINLLALNAAIEAARAGESGRGFAVVADEVRKLAERTTSSTTQIITTVSSIREGSSETVGLIENVVRRVEQGVAKVRATGDTIGNIRQLSRQVEQQVSDIANAIQEQSNASGLIAKQVENIAQIAEESSVAAESTAQNAQRLHGLAQDMRRDVACYRT
- a CDS encoding HD-GYP domain-containing protein, with the protein product MYIHDLNCGWTDHPFLSSRFLVANQAQIDQLQAHGIVELYIDTQKGLSVIDAPSQAEVARELDEEIEVILQGSLPVQPRTDLHSELPWAARLLDQANKIVSQMLQDARLGKPLQLAPLQELMPQLAGSVLRNATALSVLGKIKHRDDYTFCHSVSSGVLLMAFEYIRKGSYGGLEEYGLGGMIHDIGKMQIPPEILNKPGKLTAAEFEVMKRHVNYSGDMLATCPDLPVVAVDIAMQHHERFDGTGYPYGLAGTAISEAGRASAIVDVYDALTSERCYHKGMPAPAALRKIYEWSRHHFDPDLVRSFIKCIGIYPVGTLVSLESGKLGVVIDQNESDLTRPVVRAFFSSRRQCYIPPEVIDLSRSLGFGGGDRILRNEDASQWGMDPMRFLQI
- a CDS encoding RNA methyltransferase, translated to MRIQDLHQMLAAIGARPCHIGRINRAWLKGLPLDSGTRHQKSEHYFPLPVREGLPAITAQVEALARIASQHPGADGSLRLLVALADEQRVESVLLPRDGLCVSSQVGCAVGCTFCMTGKSGLLRQLGSAEIVAQVVLARRLRPVKKVVFMGMGEPAHNLDNVLEAIHWLGSDGNIGHKNLVLSTVGDPRVFERLPQMQVKPALALSLHSSDAAVRARLLPRAPRYEPAELVALGDAYARQVGYPIQYQWTLLAGVNDSQQEMDGIIRLLKGRFGLLNLIPYNSVDGDHYQRPPAEAIDAMRLYLHSHGVLTKVRDSAGQDVDGGCGQLRARAADIIDHSRLLRRAGTAGPA
- a CDS encoding PAS domain-containing methyl-accepting chemotaxis protein, with the protein product MKINLPVTSTERFVDPDSPIVSKTDRKGMITYVNRAFIEVSGFSEEDLLGKNHNIVRHPDMPPEGFADLWVCIKAGIPWRGLVKNRCKNGDFYWVEAYVTPITENGEIVGYMSVRSKPSAEEVAQIEAVYKQIRNKEFVLPSSLQRMQSYKDPLRLGAVGMGIGLLCATALSWSPLDVLWHRGLAGTLAVALAAASGLLAMRYFMTSLNRIASGMRYISEGQLSHNLPVKTGGILGRLEAGLESLRIYQRSIVADVITASVRTHQHSQVLQTEVEALSHRTSEQVQRLELVSRNIDGMSEAVAEVARLAQTGLEDAQATQVVATQGGEAMQQASHAADRAVAVVNDTTESIQQLFNAMDRIRSITGQIHEISDQTNLLALNAAIEAARAGEAGRGFAVVADEVRLLANRADSATQAINNILSDIEAITGQAFRSMQGMASEVGQVNQRTQSSSAHLQQLTLTAARARQQAQIICEQMQQKARSLQESVQALGEVNVMAEGNLASSRAVRERTADVETSASDLNKMTRDFHKWTNRRKPVAQL